Proteins encoded in a region of the Sparus aurata chromosome 6, fSpaAur1.1, whole genome shotgun sequence genome:
- the cdkn1a gene encoding cyclin-dependent kinase inhibitor 1 isoform X1 — protein MCRIMSTHKEILSTLGNGPTRRNLFGPVDREQLQQEYKAALRKDLEEASNRWGFDFMLDKPLESSDFQWEGIPGAKVPLLYRPCKLGLGQAKGQRVAEAAVTPKRGRVQPQNNKENIPCSPERIARRLEKLEKTPEKREKGLKRKQTNITDFYQAKRRVVGMPRKSGE, from the exons ATG TGCAGAATTATGTCTACCCACAAGGAGATCCTGAGCACCCTGGGGAACGGCCCCACTCGACGAAACCTTTTCGGCCCAGTCGACcgagagcagctgcagcaggagtaCAAAGCCGCCCTGAGGAAAGACCTTGAGGAGGCGTCGAATCGCTGGGGCTTCGACTTCATGTTGGACAAGCCTCTGGAGAGCAGTGACTTCCAGTGGGAGGGCATCCCCGGAGCCAAGGTCCCGCTACTCTACAGACCATGTAAGCTTGGTCTGGGACAGGCCAAGGGTCAAAGGGTGGCCGAGGCAGCTGTTACACCCAAGAGAGGAAGGGTGCAGCCACAGAACAACAAGGAGAACATCCCGTGTTCGCCAGAGAGAATCGCACGCCGCCTGGAGAAGCTGGAGAAAACACCGGAGAAGCGAGAGAAAGGGCTGAagaggaaacagacaaacattacAG ATTTCTA
- the cdkn1a gene encoding cyclin-dependent kinase inhibitor 1 isoform X2 has protein sequence MSTHKEILSTLGNGPTRRNLFGPVDREQLQQEYKAALRKDLEEASNRWGFDFMLDKPLESSDFQWEGIPGAKVPLLYRPCKLGLGQAKGQRVAEAAVTPKRGRVQPQNNKENIPCSPERIARRLEKLEKTPEKREKGLKRKQTNITDFYQAKRRVVGMPRKSGE, from the exons ATGTCTACCCACAAGGAGATCCTGAGCACCCTGGGGAACGGCCCCACTCGACGAAACCTTTTCGGCCCAGTCGACcgagagcagctgcagcaggagtaCAAAGCCGCCCTGAGGAAAGACCTTGAGGAGGCGTCGAATCGCTGGGGCTTCGACTTCATGTTGGACAAGCCTCTGGAGAGCAGTGACTTCCAGTGGGAGGGCATCCCCGGAGCCAAGGTCCCGCTACTCTACAGACCATGTAAGCTTGGTCTGGGACAGGCCAAGGGTCAAAGGGTGGCCGAGGCAGCTGTTACACCCAAGAGAGGAAGGGTGCAGCCACAGAACAACAAGGAGAACATCCCGTGTTCGCCAGAGAGAATCGCACGCCGCCTGGAGAAGCTGGAGAAAACACCGGAGAAGCGAGAGAAAGGGCTGAagaggaaacagacaaacattacAG ATTTCTA